The Saccharopolyspora gloriosae genome window below encodes:
- a CDS encoding MBL fold metallo-hydrolase, translated as MTHPAYGELRPVTPFASVLLAANPGPMTLDGTNTWLIGAGDERAVLDPGPDDGAHLERIVEHGPVSLILLSHHHFDHSEGAAELAARTGAPVRALDPQLCAGAEPLTDGEVVDAAGVPLEVLAAPGHTRDSVCFRAEHEGASVVFTGDSILGRGTTVVAHPDGHLGSYLATLRALAALPAGVAALPGHGPELPDVAAAATGYLAHREQRLGQIREVVRNNGPRVTAREVVEIVYADVDPSVWTAAEWSVEAQLTYLKELDER; from the coding sequence GTGACCCACCCCGCTTACGGCGAGCTGCGGCCGGTGACGCCGTTCGCCTCGGTGCTGCTGGCCGCCAATCCGGGCCCGATGACCTTGGACGGCACCAACACCTGGCTGATCGGCGCGGGCGACGAGCGCGCCGTGCTCGACCCCGGGCCCGACGACGGTGCGCACCTGGAGCGGATCGTCGAGCACGGCCCGGTGTCGCTGATCCTGCTCAGCCACCACCACTTCGACCACTCGGAGGGCGCGGCGGAGCTGGCGGCCCGCACCGGAGCCCCCGTGCGGGCGCTGGACCCGCAGCTGTGCGCCGGGGCGGAACCGCTCACCGACGGCGAGGTCGTCGACGCGGCGGGAGTGCCGCTCGAAGTGCTCGCCGCTCCCGGCCACACCAGGGACTCGGTCTGCTTCCGCGCCGAGCACGAGGGCGCGTCGGTGGTGTTCACCGGCGACAGCATCCTGGGCCGGGGCACCACGGTCGTCGCCCACCCGGACGGGCACCTGGGGTCGTACCTGGCGACGCTGCGCGCCTTGGCGGCGTTGCCCGCGGGCGTTGCGGCGCTGCCCGGCCACGGCCCGGAGCTGCCGGACGTCGCGGCGGCGGCGACCGGCTACCTGGCGCACCGGGAGCAGCGGCTCGGCCAGATCCGCGAGGTGGTGCGGAACAACGGCCCGCGCGTCACGGCCCGCGAGGTCGTGGAGATCGTCTACGCCGACGTGGACCCCTCGGTGTGGACCGCGGCGGAGTGGAGCGTCGAAGCCCAACTCACCTACCTCAAGGAACTCGACGAACGCTGA